In uncultured Draconibacterium sp., one genomic interval encodes:
- a CDS encoding amidohydrolase: MENLKITIIQPDIIWERPVANLEKYSKWLENIEATDVIILPEMFTTGFSMHPEKLKEQMIGPSVKWMQQVAADKNAAMVGSLIIEDDGKVYNRALWVFPEGKIETYDKRHLYSMGQEHLHYSPGKDKLIVEYKGWKFCPQICYDLRFPVFARNLEDYDVVFYMANWPSPRHHVWKNLLISRAIENQAYCFGINRVGIDGTGISYLGDSACISPKGIAEFIGENETLKTFEISYSELHNFRLKFPLLSDRDNFKIL, encoded by the coding sequence ATGGAAAACCTGAAAATTACCATCATCCAACCCGATATAATCTGGGAGAGACCAGTCGCAAACCTGGAAAAATATTCCAAGTGGCTTGAAAACATCGAAGCGACAGATGTAATTATTCTTCCTGAAATGTTTACGACTGGTTTCTCTATGCATCCGGAAAAGTTAAAGGAGCAAATGATTGGCCCATCTGTAAAATGGATGCAGCAAGTAGCTGCGGATAAAAATGCGGCCATGGTTGGAAGTCTAATTATTGAAGATGATGGAAAGGTGTATAACCGTGCGCTTTGGGTATTTCCTGAAGGTAAAATTGAAACGTACGATAAACGCCATTTGTACAGCATGGGGCAGGAGCATTTACATTACTCTCCCGGAAAAGACAAATTAATCGTCGAGTACAAAGGCTGGAAATTCTGTCCGCAAATTTGTTACGATCTACGTTTCCCGGTTTTTGCCCGAAACCTGGAAGATTACGACGTTGTATTTTATATGGCTAACTGGCCATCGCCACGTCATCATGTTTGGAAAAATCTGCTCATTTCGAGAGCCATTGAAAATCAGGCCTATTGTTTTGGAATAAACCGTGTCGGAATCGATGGTACAGGTATAAGCTATTTGGGCGATTCGGCATGTATTTCTCCTAAAGGAATTGCCGAGTTTATAGGAGAAAATGAAACGCTTAAAACATTTGAAATTTCCTATTCCGAATTACATAATTTTAGACTAAAATTCCCCTTACTTTCTGACCGGGATAATTTTAAAATCCTTTAA
- a CDS encoding energy transducer TonB, with protein sequence MKKFIVFILAGLLTVSVFAQENNKEKGVFVIVEDMPEYPGGDLAMRDDIAALVKYPEAAKDNGIQGKVYVTFVVNEEGNIEDAKIARGVDPSLDKEALRVMNALDKTWKPGKQKGVPVKVSYTVPIKFARDGGAAEEKKIARGEGSDAVFFIVEDMPEFPGGDEALKKYIANALTYPEIAQKKEIEGKVYVSFVVEKDGSVGDAKIERGVDPSLDKEALRVVKALPMWKPGKQRGEPVRVQYTVPINFALN encoded by the coding sequence ATGAAAAAATTTATTGTATTCATTTTGGCTGGCTTGTTAACCGTGAGTGTATTCGCACAGGAGAATAATAAGGAAAAGGGTGTATTTGTTATTGTTGAAGATATGCCTGAATATCCCGGAGGTGACTTAGCCATGCGCGATGATATTGCAGCGTTGGTAAAATACCCTGAAGCAGCGAAAGATAATGGAATTCAGGGGAAAGTATATGTTACTTTCGTTGTAAATGAAGAGGGCAATATTGAAGATGCCAAAATAGCCCGTGGTGTTGATCCGTCGCTGGATAAAGAGGCATTACGGGTTATGAATGCGCTGGATAAAACCTGGAAGCCTGGAAAACAAAAAGGCGTTCCTGTTAAGGTAAGTTATACAGTGCCAATCAAGTTTGCCCGGGATGGAGGAGCAGCTGAAGAGAAAAAAATCGCTAGAGGAGAAGGTTCTGATGCCGTATTTTTTATTGTGGAAGACATGCCCGAATTTCCCGGGGGCGACGAAGCATTAAAAAAGTACATTGCCAATGCGCTTACATATCCTGAAATTGCTCAAAAGAAAGAAATCGAAGGCAAAGTATATGTTTCGTTTGTTGTAGAAAAGGATGGCTCGGTTGGTGATGCTAAAATTGAACGTGGAGTTGATCCATCGTTGGATAAAGAAGCACTTCGGGTAGTAAAAGCTTTGCCCATGTGGAAACCTGGAAAACAACGTGGCGAACCTGTTCGTGTTCAGTATACTGTTCCAATTAATTTTGCCTTAAATTAA
- a CDS encoding energy transducer TonB — protein MECKKTQKADLEGKRNTFFLVGLVVALGTMLVAFEWTTSPNKADSLGMIQSLEIEEEIIPITREPEVKPPPPPPPPKVIEVLNIVDDDIEIEDELLIEDTEADDETIIEVQPIVESMDEEEEAVDEVFVIVEESPEFPGGTKALYQYISSHVRYPVIAQENGIQGKVYVKFVVDEIGNVSNAEVLRPVEASLDKEALRVINGLPRFKPGKQRGKPVKVYYNALITFQLQ, from the coding sequence ATGGAATGTAAAAAAACACAGAAAGCAGATCTAGAAGGAAAACGAAACACCTTCTTTTTAGTTGGTCTAGTAGTTGCGCTGGGAACCATGTTAGTGGCGTTTGAATGGACAACGTCGCCCAACAAAGCCGATTCCCTGGGAATGATTCAATCGCTTGAAATCGAGGAAGAAATTATTCCGATTACACGCGAACCGGAGGTGAAACCACCGCCGCCACCGCCACCACCGAAAGTGATTGAGGTGCTCAATATTGTTGACGACGATATTGAAATAGAAGATGAACTTTTAATAGAGGACACTGAAGCTGATGACGAAACAATTATTGAAGTGCAGCCCATCGTTGAAAGTATGGATGAAGAAGAAGAGGCTGTTGATGAAGTATTTGTGATAGTGGAAGAAAGCCCCGAATTTCCGGGCGGAACAAAAGCTTTGTATCAATACATCAGTTCACACGTTCGTTACCCGGTAATTGCGCAGGAAAACGGAATACAGGGAAAAGTATATGTAAAATTTGTAGTTGATGAAATTGGAAATGTAAGTAATGCCGAGGTGTTAAGACCTGTAGAAGCGTCGCTGGATAAAGAAGCCCTGCGGGTTATAAACGGCTTGCCACGATTTAAACCAGGGAAACAACGCGGCAAACCGGTAAAAGTATACTACAATGCGCTAATTACATTTCAGTTGCAGTAA
- a CDS encoding helix-turn-helix transcriptional regulator: MWFKILAYTITFIISAGISALGVMLAYQQYQQNRKPIFTTLLYQQIFLFSFLFYGVWGNISLRMIIADLNVSDALSAKLAVFIPIIGIPFMVVSWFMLLKFANNCNGRRLTKTFIFTFFPTFVVLAFALVFLIQKEYIQVPENADLFVVRILVLLNLIVQLFFLLPFFRKTKNAGLLKETGLDKNRVLIIFGGTVLYSGVMFFFNQFGYISTCIALVVLFASNLVLPAIIRYKNQSPNENENMDFQSFCSFYEISKREAEIIQEICSGKSNKAIADKLFITLQTVKDHNHRIFTKTGVKSRVQLANLVREKTGEN; the protein is encoded by the coding sequence ATGTGGTTTAAAATTTTAGCATACACAATAACATTTATTATTTCGGCCGGTATTTCGGCTTTGGGAGTAATGCTTGCGTACCAGCAGTACCAGCAAAACAGAAAGCCTATTTTCACCACTTTACTGTATCAGCAAATATTTCTTTTCTCCTTTCTTTTTTATGGAGTTTGGGGAAATATAAGTCTTCGGATGATTATTGCCGATTTAAATGTTAGCGATGCCCTAAGTGCCAAGTTAGCCGTTTTTATCCCCATTATTGGAATTCCGTTTATGGTGGTAAGTTGGTTTATGCTTTTAAAATTTGCCAACAATTGCAACGGACGCCGACTAACCAAAACATTCATTTTTACCTTCTTTCCTACTTTTGTAGTGTTGGCTTTTGCTCTGGTTTTTCTCATTCAGAAAGAATATATTCAGGTGCCCGAAAATGCAGATCTTTTTGTAGTACGCATTTTAGTGCTGTTAAATCTGATTGTTCAGTTGTTCTTTCTGTTACCGTTTTTCAGAAAAACAAAAAATGCAGGTTTGTTGAAAGAAACGGGGCTAGACAAAAATCGGGTACTGATTATTTTTGGTGGCACCGTACTTTATTCCGGTGTGATGTTCTTTTTCAACCAGTTTGGATATATTTCTACCTGTATTGCTTTAGTTGTTTTGTTTGCGAGTAACCTGGTTCTTCCGGCAATTATTCGCTATAAAAATCAATCGCCAAACGAAAATGAGAATATGGATTTTCAATCGTTTTGTAGCTTTTACGAAATTTCGAAACGCGAAGCAGAGATCATTCAGGAGATTTGCAGTGGAAAGTCAAACAAAGCAATTGCCGACAAATTATTTATAACCTTACAAACTGTTAAAGACCATAACCATCGAATCTTCACAAAAACCGGAGTAAAAAGCAGGGTTCAACTGGCAAATCTGGTTCGTGAAAAAACCGGTGAAAATTAA
- a CDS encoding tetratricopeptide repeat protein produces MRFRILTLLIIMFCVATTTLAQRKIDLLLIEKSYDKALQEIDKELAVNPSSELYYKKGVVYKNLQDYQQALEAFMNGLQYDANNIIMLEETAECFSILGNNRDAVAYYEKALQVEPNNLPLAGKLGRVHINLDDYKTAYKVFTDIYEKDSTNVYWNKQLAYCSYRVFQREKARDLYEKVLEANPRDHGTYINLIHCYNWKKESNEIMATIDSGLVQFPADKDLLFEKAMFFYKTKRYGLAMLQFEKYLEQEKQPAFEILMNYGICTYFAEQEEKALDIFGDLKRMSPNDPLVMYYQSLCNRKLKNYEDAIELMTFAIDATVPDYVSEMYHHLGQMYGQQRQFKESIEALNKAYELNPGKTEVLFEIATTYEEYNSNKTLAMNYYRIYLTESGEGAKNAIYALERIEKLKEDLFFEE; encoded by the coding sequence ATGCGATTTAGAATTTTAACCCTGTTGATTATTATGTTTTGTGTTGCAACCACCACATTGGCGCAGCGTAAAATTGATCTGCTTTTAATCGAAAAGAGCTACGATAAAGCATTACAAGAGATAGATAAAGAACTGGCAGTAAATCCATCTTCTGAATTGTATTATAAAAAAGGTGTGGTTTATAAAAACCTGCAGGATTACCAACAAGCATTGGAGGCTTTTATGAACGGGCTTCAGTACGATGCCAACAATATTATAATGCTGGAAGAAACGGCCGAGTGTTTTTCCATTCTGGGCAACAACCGCGATGCCGTTGCCTATTACGAGAAGGCACTGCAGGTTGAACCCAATAACCTGCCCCTGGCCGGAAAGCTCGGACGAGTTCATATCAATCTTGATGACTATAAAACTGCCTACAAGGTTTTCACTGATATTTATGAAAAAGACTCGACCAATGTGTACTGGAACAAACAGTTGGCTTATTGTTCATACCGCGTTTTTCAGCGCGAAAAGGCTCGCGATTTGTATGAAAAAGTGCTGGAGGCGAATCCCCGCGATCATGGAACATACATCAATCTGATACATTGTTATAACTGGAAAAAGGAGTCCAACGAAATAATGGCGACTATCGATTCCGGTTTGGTACAGTTTCCGGCTGATAAAGATTTGTTGTTTGAAAAGGCGATGTTCTTTTATAAAACAAAACGTTATGGCCTGGCAATGTTACAGTTTGAAAAATACCTGGAGCAGGAAAAACAACCGGCTTTTGAAATTTTAATGAATTACGGCATATGCACCTACTTTGCCGAGCAGGAAGAAAAGGCACTCGACATATTTGGCGATTTAAAAAGGATGAGTCCAAACGATCCGTTGGTGATGTACTACCAGAGTTTGTGTAACCGAAAACTCAAAAATTACGAGGATGCTATTGAGCTGATGACTTTTGCAATTGATGCAACGGTGCCCGATTATGTGTCGGAAATGTATCACCATTTGGGACAAATGTATGGTCAGCAACGACAGTTTAAAGAATCGATTGAAGCATTGAATAAAGCTTACGAGTTGAATCCGGGAAAGACAGAAGTATTGTTTGAAATTGCTACAACCTACGAAGAATATAACTCGAATAAAACATTGGCAATGAACTACTACCGGATTTATTTAACTGAATCAGGCGAAGGTGCAAAAAATGCCATTTATGCACTTGAACGCATTGAGAAATTAAAAGAAGATTTGTTTTTTGAAGAATAA
- a CDS encoding zinc-dependent alcohol dehydrogenase family protein, which translates to MKAVYYEEFQGKVEIKEVPNPTVSPDSVIIKVGATGLCRSDWHGWMGHDPDIILPHVPGHELAGTIVEVGSEIKNFKVGDRITVPFVSGCGCCPECQTGNQQVCDNQFQPGFTAWGSFAEFVEIKYADINLVHLPNEIDFVTAASLGCRFITSFRAVIDQGKVTAGQWVAVHGCGGVGLSAINIASGAGANVIAVDIDDAKLQLAKELGANILINAKDTQDVPAEIIKVTDRGAHLSIDALGSQETCFNSISCLRKRGKHVQVGLTTADHKHPKVPMDKVVAHEIEILGSHGMQAFRYNAVFEMIKAGKVNPELLLGKTISLEEAPEALMNMNKFENLGVTVINNFK; encoded by the coding sequence GTGAAGGCGGTTTATTACGAAGAATTCCAGGGAAAAGTTGAAATCAAAGAAGTTCCCAACCCAACGGTTTCGCCCGATAGTGTGATCATAAAAGTTGGAGCCACAGGGCTTTGTCGCAGCGATTGGCATGGTTGGATGGGGCACGATCCGGATATTATTTTACCGCATGTTCCGGGTCACGAGCTGGCCGGTACCATTGTTGAAGTTGGTTCAGAAATCAAAAATTTTAAGGTTGGCGACCGTATTACGGTTCCATTTGTAAGCGGTTGCGGCTGTTGCCCCGAATGCCAGACAGGTAATCAGCAAGTATGTGACAACCAGTTTCAACCGGGATTTACGGCCTGGGGATCGTTTGCCGAGTTTGTGGAAATAAAATATGCCGATATCAACCTGGTGCATCTGCCCAATGAAATAGATTTTGTTACAGCTGCCAGTTTGGGATGCCGCTTTATCACCTCGTTTCGTGCAGTTATCGACCAGGGGAAAGTTACAGCCGGACAATGGGTGGCAGTGCACGGTTGCGGAGGAGTAGGATTATCTGCCATAAATATTGCATCAGGTGCAGGCGCGAATGTAATTGCAGTCGATATAGATGATGCAAAATTGCAGTTGGCGAAAGAGTTAGGCGCAAACATTCTGATTAACGCAAAAGATACACAGGATGTTCCTGCTGAAATTATAAAAGTTACCGATCGCGGTGCGCATCTTTCCATCGATGCGCTGGGCAGCCAGGAAACCTGTTTTAATTCCATTTCCTGTTTGCGAAAACGGGGGAAACATGTGCAGGTTGGATTAACAACTGCCGATCATAAACACCCGAAAGTGCCCATGGATAAAGTGGTTGCTCACGAAATTGAAATATTGGGTAGCCATGGAATGCAGGCATTTCGCTACAATGCTGTTTTTGAAATGATAAAAGCGGGCAAGGTAAATCCCGAACTTTTGCTGGGTAAAACCATTTCGCTTGAAGAAGCGCCTGAGGCATTGATGAATATGAATAAATTTGAAAACCTGGGAGTTACCGTTATCAATAATTTTAAATAA
- a CDS encoding BlaI/MecI/CopY family transcriptional regulator, translating to MKELTKAEEQVMQLLWKLDKAFVKDIIEEMPVPKPAYNTVSTIIRILEKKGFVDHNAYGKTHEYFPLISRKEYTRSFMKNFMRNYFSGSFQEMVSFFAKEDNMSLSELDELMEDVKRDIENENRDTDE from the coding sequence ATGAAGGAACTTACCAAAGCCGAAGAGCAGGTGATGCAGTTACTCTGGAAACTTGATAAAGCATTTGTAAAAGACATTATTGAAGAAATGCCTGTTCCTAAACCCGCATATAATACGGTTTCTACGATTATCCGCATTTTGGAAAAGAAAGGTTTTGTAGACCACAACGCATACGGAAAAACGCATGAATATTTCCCTTTAATTTCGCGAAAGGAATATACACGTTCGTTTATGAAGAATTTTATGCGAAATTATTTTAGTGGCTCGTTTCAGGAAATGGTTTCGTTTTTTGCCAAGGAAGACAATATGAGTTTATCGGAACTGGATGAGCTGATGGAGGATGTGAAACGCGATATAGAAAACGAAAACCGGGACACCGATGAATAA
- a CDS encoding M56 family metallopeptidase has translation MNNLVNFIIESGISLSLLSLIYMLFLRKETFFRLNRLFLLFSILFSVILPFLHFQVYAPQSNMLAEVTVTPYRNVLEAVTIYGQDLSGAMVQSISSSKIIILIYLVGLTFFLGRMIFRIIQILLIISKNEVQHVDNYRFVMVDKEFSPFSFLGYIFINPNRRKELGYEKMVTHEMEHIKQGHTFDVLILEILTVFQWFNPFMWLLKRAIRENHEYLADHAVLNSGISSAQYKQLLLSQAVGMQFDIANNFNSSLIKKRIHMISKIRSSKLANLKYILGFVSLLALVVIFACEQKETQQVTKVEDSNDRKITVRLVDDGMKLKGSQEDLEFLHALINDKDKYEFDTDSTGAVFLVKSKEQEPLQLEEEDQVFFIVEKMPEFPGGDLALRKYIANSIKYPELSIENGIQGKVYVSFVVTKEGTIANAKIARGVDPSIDKEALRVVNSLPKWKPGYQRGEPVNVSYTVPINFVLQ, from the coding sequence ATGAATAATTTAGTGAACTTTATTATCGAATCGGGAATAAGCCTGTCGCTGCTGTCGCTTATTTACATGTTGTTTCTGCGGAAAGAAACATTCTTCCGTTTAAACCGGCTATTTCTGCTTTTTTCAATTTTATTTTCGGTAATTCTGCCGTTTCTGCATTTTCAGGTTTACGCACCGCAGTCAAACATGCTGGCCGAAGTTACTGTAACACCTTACCGGAATGTTTTAGAAGCGGTTACCATCTACGGGCAGGATCTCTCCGGAGCCATGGTACAATCGATCAGCTCAAGCAAGATTATCATACTTATTTATTTAGTGGGATTAACTTTTTTCCTCGGAAGAATGATTTTTCGGATCATTCAGATTTTATTGATTATCTCAAAAAATGAGGTTCAACACGTTGATAATTATCGTTTTGTGATGGTTGACAAGGAATTTAGTCCCTTTTCATTTTTAGGCTATATTTTTATAAATCCGAATAGGAGAAAGGAATTGGGTTACGAGAAAATGGTGACTCACGAAATGGAACACATCAAACAAGGACATACATTCGATGTACTGATTCTTGAAATTCTTACTGTTTTTCAGTGGTTTAACCCGTTTATGTGGCTATTAAAACGTGCCATTCGCGAAAATCACGAATACCTTGCCGACCATGCGGTGTTAAATTCAGGGATCAGTTCTGCTCAGTATAAACAATTGCTATTAAGTCAGGCGGTTGGAATGCAGTTTGACATTGCAAATAATTTCAATTCGTCGCTGATTAAAAAACGGATTCACATGATTTCAAAAATCCGGTCTTCAAAATTGGCCAACCTTAAATATATTTTAGGATTTGTTTCGCTGCTGGCTTTGGTTGTAATTTTTGCTTGTGAACAAAAAGAAACACAGCAAGTGACGAAAGTTGAGGACAGTAACGATCGGAAAATTACTGTTCGTCTGGTCGACGACGGTATGAAACTAAAGGGGAGCCAGGAAGATTTGGAATTTTTACATGCCTTGATAAATGACAAGGATAAATACGAATTTGATACGGATAGTACGGGTGCTGTTTTTCTTGTAAAAAGTAAGGAACAGGAGCCGCTACAGCTGGAGGAAGAAGACCAGGTATTTTTTATTGTAGAAAAAATGCCGGAATTTCCGGGAGGTGATTTGGCTTTACGTAAATACATTGCCAACTCGATCAAATATCCGGAGTTATCTATTGAGAATGGTATTCAAGGTAAAGTTTATGTAAGTTTTGTGGTAACCAAAGAAGGCACAATTGCAAACGCAAAAATTGCCCGGGGAGTCGATCCATCAATTGATAAAGAGGCACTTCGTGTAGTTAATTCCTTACCAAAATGGAAACCCGGATATCAGCGTGGAGAGCCGGTAAATGTAAGTTATACTGTGCCAATTAATTTTGTTCTTCAATAA